The following proteins are encoded in a genomic region of Lytechinus variegatus isolate NC3 chromosome 7, Lvar_3.0, whole genome shotgun sequence:
- the LOC121418828 gene encoding tyrosine-protein phosphatase non-receptor type 21-like isoform X1 — MPFGLRLKKTRRYNVSGKNSFVARIQLLDSAVLEITLTPESLGQDCLDTIAQKLQLEESIYFGLQYSNKNYKLRWVDLEKPLKKQLDKNAHDSMLRLGVMLYTTNIQTLRHEITRYMYFLQLKSDIIEGILPCSEEQAVTLASFALQAEIGNFDPAKHTVEFYQNEYVLLPKNMTTENVSLSELFLKVMNAHQAKVGMSTCQSELGYIDQAAKLQGYGQESFPAKDDSGNELFISASFSGLSVKHLDRQETVHFEWHEVVSMGHNRRAFGVGTSRSHDVLQFQMDDAETAKYVCRICRLQQQFHKYTVETVKLGSREVLVDGFPADKLITVVDPERRMSTDGHQSSGKMRNRDSLMMGEGTSSEENLPHHMMADGQLSNQQFIISQTGNTNFTTSQLSLDNQHAYDRGPFTTSQLSLDRPPTDYSYSNGNLVMLDQNGSVYSAPSVNSLNYGLHNQVSPNSSNPSLTNNEKLRAQLQAALPAYRQSPDYESFIQARLQQRLLTVSEQSQSVGNLGKQNGFGPVESVLYPQPELRQHSHNNHYRQQFRLSYGGMPNNYYTSNNMDYSLESLQHGLLIKTPHGNIVHTISVPELTSEHIQTTEEYITAKLLKNKYKPPPPYPRGSASTPNLARQSNNYLVSSSSPDLVSRRLQAIEAVHEVNLHGSGNVNIDTDLSQSLPIDAFQQLRIQDYHPQVGMYSRHVSQGYQQQYSPQQREFKPALTLNLTDKAQPSDLSMIGVPSGYEDKLPTPPDKGRIMSPFQEFAVPLVSPPSEFADHSDIDSNMSPGSVGSPPRHFHLPPQGLGDIYNSQPSLPENHMTYVTGGFGQMNGTGQHGSPTRVYSMPQLHPEMREVNPSHYAMLHVDQANYVNTVQGFHAHPQQQHTSEVETILAERTNHQPQGSPIAVNNHNIGSFASNVNVTPLDNITQETPQKGHATQSPSPPPALPLSTVDVNTHQPKQPELKATSPSSKPSTSTTSQQPSTSKASSAQPISSSSKHKSSKAPESPTLPLSPDPEGRGIFEDVGTENGGYIGPLKLAAMSGLTLLRPRDMPDEPEEESKHPRDARRKILEKQLREGQVFTEYEQIPKKREGAVCYTSKLPENVNRNRFKDVLPYEDCRVELSSSHHNSGGYINASLVKVPIAGEMLHYIAAQSPMENTVQDWWRMVWESGTQVIAMLTKLKEDGREKCFKYWPDCTSPKKNTAEFGPFRVIAQFSNDSGCYITSGLTLRHLPSGEQRTVWHLQYNDWPNKGCPNDVHGFLSFLEEFQSVCRHANSMNEVDVGPPPIVHCSAGVGRTGVLLLVDIMISSLEHNEEINIPKMLGILRQQRMLMVQTVGQYTFVYKALIQSLKNTRLI; from the exons atacatgtacttcttgcAGTTGAAGAGTGATATTATTGAGGGCATTTTACCATGCAGTGAAGAACAAGCAGTGACACTGGCCAGCTTTGCTTTACAAG CTGAGATAGGAAATTTTGACCCCGCCAAGCACACCGTGGAATTCTACCAGAATGAATATGTTCTGCTGCCTAAG AACATGACGACAGAGAATGTGAGTTTGTCTGAGTTATTTCTCAAGGTTATGAACGCACATCAGGCCAAGGTTGGCATGTCAACATGTCAGAGTGAACTAGGGTATATTGACCAGGCTGCTAAATTACAAGGTTATGGACAAGAGAGCTTCCCTGCTAAA gaTGACTCTGGGAATGAATTATTCATCAGCGCATCCTTCTCAGGTTTAAGTGTTAAACATCTAGATAGACAAGAGACTGTTCATTTTGA GTGGCATGAGGTTGTGAGCATGGGCCACAATCGACGGGCCTTTGGGGTTGGGACGTCCCGCTCTCATGATGTCCTGCAATTTCAGATGGATGATGCGGAGACAGCCAAGTATGTGTGCAGAATATGCAGACTCCAACAGCAGTTCCACAAGTATACAGTTGAAACAGTCAA GCTTGGAAGCAGAGAGGTTCTGGTCGATGGTTTCCCAGCAGACAAGCTAATCACTGTGGTAGATCCAGAGAGGAGAATGTCAACGGATGGACACCAGTCATCAGGAAAGATGAGGAATAGAGATAGTCTTATGATGGGTGAAGGAACTTCCTCAGAGG AGAACCTTCCACATCACATGATGGCTGATGGTCAACTAAGTAACCAGCAATTCATCATTAGCCAAACAGGAAATACCAACTTCACCACATCTCAACTGAGTCTTGATAACCAGCATGCCTATGACAGGGGTCCTTTCACTACCTCCCAGCTGAGTCTGGACAGACCACCTACTGATTACAGCTACTCGAATGGTAACCTAGTCATGCTGGATCAGAATGGCAGTGTGTATAGTGCCCCCAGTGTGAATTCGCTGAATTATGGACTCCACAACCAGGTGTCACCAAACTCGTCCAATCCTAGCCTTACGAACAATGAGAAACTGCGCGCTCAGCTGCAAGCAGCTCTGCCGGCATACAGGCAGAGTCCGGACTATGAGTCGTTCATCCAGGCGAGACTGCAGCAGAGGCTGTTGACTGTGAGTGAGCAGAGTCAGAGTGTTGGGAACCTTGGTAAGCAGAATGGGTTTGGACCTGTGGAAAGTGTGCTCTATCCTCAGCCGGAACTGAGGCAACATAGTCATAACAATCACTACAGGCAGCAGTTCAGACTCAGCTATGGAGGCATGCCTAACAATTACTACACTTCCAACAACATGGACTACTCCCTGGAGTCACTGCAGCATGGGCTGTTGATAAAGACTCCCCATGGGAACATTGTACATACCATCAGTGTGCCTGAATTGACGTCAGAGCATATTCAAACCACAGAGGAGTATATTACTGCAAAACTGTTGAAAAACAAGTACAAACCACCACCGCCTTACCCAAGAGGAAGTGCCAGTACCCCTAACCTTGCCAGGCAGAGTAATAATTACTTAGTGAGCAGTAGTAGCCCTGATCTGGTGAGTAGGAGGTTACAGGCTATTGAAGCTGTGCATGAGGTTAATCTCCATGGAAGCGGGAATGTAAATATTGATACAGATTTATCTCAGTCATTACCCATAGATGCATTCCAACAGTTGAGGATACAGGACTACCATCCACAGGTTGGTATGTACAGCAGACACGTATCACAAGGATATCAGCAGCAGTACAGTCCACAGCAACGAGAGTTCAAACCTGCATTGACTCTAAATCTGACAGACAAAGCCCAACCGTCTGATCTCTCCATGATAGGTGTGCCCTCCGGGTACGAGGACAAACTGCCTACCCCGCCAGACAAGGGTAGGATCATGAGTCCTTTCCAGGAATTTGCAGTGCCTTTGGTCAGCCCACCAAGTGAATTTGCAGATCACAGTGACATTGATTCAAACATGTCTCCGGGTAGTGTTGGGAGTCCTCCACGCCACTTTCACCTACCTCCTCAAGGCTTGGGGGATATCTACAACTCGCAACCATCACTTCCAGAGAACCATATGACATATGTGACAGGTGGCTTTGGACAGATGAATGGCACTGGTCAGCATGGCTCGCCCACAAGAGTATACTCTATGCCTCAGCTCCATCCGGAAATGCGGGAGGTGAACCCCAGTCATTATGCCATGCTCCATGTTGATCAGGCCAACTATGTTAATACTGTACAGGGCTTCCATGCGCATCCCCAGCAGCAACACACCTCAGAAGTAGAAACAATACTAGCAGAGAGGACAAATCATCAGCCGCAAGGCAGTCCTATTGCAGTGAACAATCATAACATTGGTAGCTTTGCTTCTAATGTGAATGTTACGCCTTTGGACAATATCACTCAGGAAACTCCTCAGAAGGGGCATGCAACTCAGTCGCCCTCTCCGCCTCCAGCTCTTCCACTGTCGACAGTTGATGTTAACACTCACCAGCCCAAGCAACCTGAACTGAAAGCCACTTCTCCATCTTCAAAACCTTCCACCAGTACTACATCTCAGCAACCTTCCACATCAAAAGCCTCATCTGCTCAACCAATTAGCAGCAGCAGCAAGCACAAATCATCCAAAGCACCCGAGTCACCTACGCTGCCTTTGTCTCCTGATCCTGAAGGAAGGGGAATTTTTGAGGATGTAGGGACTGAGAATGGAGGATACATCGGTCCTTTGAAGCTGGCTGCCATGAGTGGGTTAACCCTTCTCAGACCAAGGGACATGCCTGATGAACCAGAGGAAGAATCTAAACACCCAAGAGATGCAAGG CGGAAAATCCTTGAGAAACAATTGAGGGAAGGTCAGGTATTCACAGAGTATGAGCAGATTCCAAAGAAGCGAGAAGGAGCAGTGTGCTATACATCAAAACTACCAGAGAACGTCAACAGAAACAGATTCAAAGATGTCCTACCATATGAG GATTGTAGAGTGGAGTTATCCTCATCTCATCATAACAGTGGAGGTTACATCAATGCCTCACTGGTCAAGGTACCCATCGCTGGTGAGATGCTACATTACATTGCTGCTCAGAGCCCTATGGAGAACACTGTCCAAGACTGGTGGAGGATGGTATGGGAGAGTGGTACACAGGTCATTGCTATGCTCACTAAACTCAAg gaGGATGGCAGAGAAAAGTGTTTCAAGTACTGGCCTGATTGTACTTCACCTAAGAAGAACACAGCTGAGTTTGGACCT TTCCGTGTGATAGCACAGTTCAGCAATGACTCTGGTTGTTACATCACCAGTGGGCTTACGTTGCGTCATCTTCCGTCGGGCGAACAGAGGACTGTTTGGCATCTACAGTACAACGATTGGCCTAATAAAGGATGCCCCAATGATGTGCATGGCTTCCTAT CATTCCTTGAGGAGTTCCAGTCTGTATGTCGGCATGCTAACAGTATGAATGAGGTTGATGTGGGTCCACCTCCTATCGTACACTGCAGTGCTGGGGTAGGAAGGACTGGAGTATTGTTACTGGTTGATATTATGATTAGCAGTCTGGAACACAATGAG GAAATCAACATTCCTAAGATGCTGGGTATCTTGCGTCAGCAGCGAATGCTGATGGTTCAGACGGTGGGACAGTATACCTTTGTTTACAAGGCTCTCATCCAGTCTCTCAAGAACACTCGGCTGATCTAA
- the LOC121418828 gene encoding tyrosine-protein phosphatase non-receptor type 21-like isoform X2, protein MYFLQLKSDIIEGILPCSEEQAVTLASFALQAEIGNFDPAKHTVEFYQNEYVLLPKNMTTENVSLSELFLKVMNAHQAKVGMSTCQSELGYIDQAAKLQGYGQESFPAKDDSGNELFISASFSGLSVKHLDRQETVHFEWHEVVSMGHNRRAFGVGTSRSHDVLQFQMDDAETAKYVCRICRLQQQFHKYTVETVKLGSREVLVDGFPADKLITVVDPERRMSTDGHQSSGKMRNRDSLMMGEGTSSEENLPHHMMADGQLSNQQFIISQTGNTNFTTSQLSLDNQHAYDRGPFTTSQLSLDRPPTDYSYSNGNLVMLDQNGSVYSAPSVNSLNYGLHNQVSPNSSNPSLTNNEKLRAQLQAALPAYRQSPDYESFIQARLQQRLLTVSEQSQSVGNLGKQNGFGPVESVLYPQPELRQHSHNNHYRQQFRLSYGGMPNNYYTSNNMDYSLESLQHGLLIKTPHGNIVHTISVPELTSEHIQTTEEYITAKLLKNKYKPPPPYPRGSASTPNLARQSNNYLVSSSSPDLVSRRLQAIEAVHEVNLHGSGNVNIDTDLSQSLPIDAFQQLRIQDYHPQVGMYSRHVSQGYQQQYSPQQREFKPALTLNLTDKAQPSDLSMIGVPSGYEDKLPTPPDKGRIMSPFQEFAVPLVSPPSEFADHSDIDSNMSPGSVGSPPRHFHLPPQGLGDIYNSQPSLPENHMTYVTGGFGQMNGTGQHGSPTRVYSMPQLHPEMREVNPSHYAMLHVDQANYVNTVQGFHAHPQQQHTSEVETILAERTNHQPQGSPIAVNNHNIGSFASNVNVTPLDNITQETPQKGHATQSPSPPPALPLSTVDVNTHQPKQPELKATSPSSKPSTSTTSQQPSTSKASSAQPISSSSKHKSSKAPESPTLPLSPDPEGRGIFEDVGTENGGYIGPLKLAAMSGLTLLRPRDMPDEPEEESKHPRDARRKILEKQLREGQVFTEYEQIPKKREGAVCYTSKLPENVNRNRFKDVLPYEDCRVELSSSHHNSGGYINASLVKVPIAGEMLHYIAAQSPMENTVQDWWRMVWESGTQVIAMLTKLKEDGREKCFKYWPDCTSPKKNTAEFGPFRVIAQFSNDSGCYITSGLTLRHLPSGEQRTVWHLQYNDWPNKGCPNDVHGFLSFLEEFQSVCRHANSMNEVDVGPPPIVHCSAGVGRTGVLLLVDIMISSLEHNEEINIPKMLGILRQQRMLMVQTVGQYTFVYKALIQSLKNTRLI, encoded by the exons atgtacttcttgcAGTTGAAGAGTGATATTATTGAGGGCATTTTACCATGCAGTGAAGAACAAGCAGTGACACTGGCCAGCTTTGCTTTACAAG CTGAGATAGGAAATTTTGACCCCGCCAAGCACACCGTGGAATTCTACCAGAATGAATATGTTCTGCTGCCTAAG AACATGACGACAGAGAATGTGAGTTTGTCTGAGTTATTTCTCAAGGTTATGAACGCACATCAGGCCAAGGTTGGCATGTCAACATGTCAGAGTGAACTAGGGTATATTGACCAGGCTGCTAAATTACAAGGTTATGGACAAGAGAGCTTCCCTGCTAAA gaTGACTCTGGGAATGAATTATTCATCAGCGCATCCTTCTCAGGTTTAAGTGTTAAACATCTAGATAGACAAGAGACTGTTCATTTTGA GTGGCATGAGGTTGTGAGCATGGGCCACAATCGACGGGCCTTTGGGGTTGGGACGTCCCGCTCTCATGATGTCCTGCAATTTCAGATGGATGATGCGGAGACAGCCAAGTATGTGTGCAGAATATGCAGACTCCAACAGCAGTTCCACAAGTATACAGTTGAAACAGTCAA GCTTGGAAGCAGAGAGGTTCTGGTCGATGGTTTCCCAGCAGACAAGCTAATCACTGTGGTAGATCCAGAGAGGAGAATGTCAACGGATGGACACCAGTCATCAGGAAAGATGAGGAATAGAGATAGTCTTATGATGGGTGAAGGAACTTCCTCAGAGG AGAACCTTCCACATCACATGATGGCTGATGGTCAACTAAGTAACCAGCAATTCATCATTAGCCAAACAGGAAATACCAACTTCACCACATCTCAACTGAGTCTTGATAACCAGCATGCCTATGACAGGGGTCCTTTCACTACCTCCCAGCTGAGTCTGGACAGACCACCTACTGATTACAGCTACTCGAATGGTAACCTAGTCATGCTGGATCAGAATGGCAGTGTGTATAGTGCCCCCAGTGTGAATTCGCTGAATTATGGACTCCACAACCAGGTGTCACCAAACTCGTCCAATCCTAGCCTTACGAACAATGAGAAACTGCGCGCTCAGCTGCAAGCAGCTCTGCCGGCATACAGGCAGAGTCCGGACTATGAGTCGTTCATCCAGGCGAGACTGCAGCAGAGGCTGTTGACTGTGAGTGAGCAGAGTCAGAGTGTTGGGAACCTTGGTAAGCAGAATGGGTTTGGACCTGTGGAAAGTGTGCTCTATCCTCAGCCGGAACTGAGGCAACATAGTCATAACAATCACTACAGGCAGCAGTTCAGACTCAGCTATGGAGGCATGCCTAACAATTACTACACTTCCAACAACATGGACTACTCCCTGGAGTCACTGCAGCATGGGCTGTTGATAAAGACTCCCCATGGGAACATTGTACATACCATCAGTGTGCCTGAATTGACGTCAGAGCATATTCAAACCACAGAGGAGTATATTACTGCAAAACTGTTGAAAAACAAGTACAAACCACCACCGCCTTACCCAAGAGGAAGTGCCAGTACCCCTAACCTTGCCAGGCAGAGTAATAATTACTTAGTGAGCAGTAGTAGCCCTGATCTGGTGAGTAGGAGGTTACAGGCTATTGAAGCTGTGCATGAGGTTAATCTCCATGGAAGCGGGAATGTAAATATTGATACAGATTTATCTCAGTCATTACCCATAGATGCATTCCAACAGTTGAGGATACAGGACTACCATCCACAGGTTGGTATGTACAGCAGACACGTATCACAAGGATATCAGCAGCAGTACAGTCCACAGCAACGAGAGTTCAAACCTGCATTGACTCTAAATCTGACAGACAAAGCCCAACCGTCTGATCTCTCCATGATAGGTGTGCCCTCCGGGTACGAGGACAAACTGCCTACCCCGCCAGACAAGGGTAGGATCATGAGTCCTTTCCAGGAATTTGCAGTGCCTTTGGTCAGCCCACCAAGTGAATTTGCAGATCACAGTGACATTGATTCAAACATGTCTCCGGGTAGTGTTGGGAGTCCTCCACGCCACTTTCACCTACCTCCTCAAGGCTTGGGGGATATCTACAACTCGCAACCATCACTTCCAGAGAACCATATGACATATGTGACAGGTGGCTTTGGACAGATGAATGGCACTGGTCAGCATGGCTCGCCCACAAGAGTATACTCTATGCCTCAGCTCCATCCGGAAATGCGGGAGGTGAACCCCAGTCATTATGCCATGCTCCATGTTGATCAGGCCAACTATGTTAATACTGTACAGGGCTTCCATGCGCATCCCCAGCAGCAACACACCTCAGAAGTAGAAACAATACTAGCAGAGAGGACAAATCATCAGCCGCAAGGCAGTCCTATTGCAGTGAACAATCATAACATTGGTAGCTTTGCTTCTAATGTGAATGTTACGCCTTTGGACAATATCACTCAGGAAACTCCTCAGAAGGGGCATGCAACTCAGTCGCCCTCTCCGCCTCCAGCTCTTCCACTGTCGACAGTTGATGTTAACACTCACCAGCCCAAGCAACCTGAACTGAAAGCCACTTCTCCATCTTCAAAACCTTCCACCAGTACTACATCTCAGCAACCTTCCACATCAAAAGCCTCATCTGCTCAACCAATTAGCAGCAGCAGCAAGCACAAATCATCCAAAGCACCCGAGTCACCTACGCTGCCTTTGTCTCCTGATCCTGAAGGAAGGGGAATTTTTGAGGATGTAGGGACTGAGAATGGAGGATACATCGGTCCTTTGAAGCTGGCTGCCATGAGTGGGTTAACCCTTCTCAGACCAAGGGACATGCCTGATGAACCAGAGGAAGAATCTAAACACCCAAGAGATGCAAGG CGGAAAATCCTTGAGAAACAATTGAGGGAAGGTCAGGTATTCACAGAGTATGAGCAGATTCCAAAGAAGCGAGAAGGAGCAGTGTGCTATACATCAAAACTACCAGAGAACGTCAACAGAAACAGATTCAAAGATGTCCTACCATATGAG GATTGTAGAGTGGAGTTATCCTCATCTCATCATAACAGTGGAGGTTACATCAATGCCTCACTGGTCAAGGTACCCATCGCTGGTGAGATGCTACATTACATTGCTGCTCAGAGCCCTATGGAGAACACTGTCCAAGACTGGTGGAGGATGGTATGGGAGAGTGGTACACAGGTCATTGCTATGCTCACTAAACTCAAg gaGGATGGCAGAGAAAAGTGTTTCAAGTACTGGCCTGATTGTACTTCACCTAAGAAGAACACAGCTGAGTTTGGACCT TTCCGTGTGATAGCACAGTTCAGCAATGACTCTGGTTGTTACATCACCAGTGGGCTTACGTTGCGTCATCTTCCGTCGGGCGAACAGAGGACTGTTTGGCATCTACAGTACAACGATTGGCCTAATAAAGGATGCCCCAATGATGTGCATGGCTTCCTAT CATTCCTTGAGGAGTTCCAGTCTGTATGTCGGCATGCTAACAGTATGAATGAGGTTGATGTGGGTCCACCTCCTATCGTACACTGCAGTGCTGGGGTAGGAAGGACTGGAGTATTGTTACTGGTTGATATTATGATTAGCAGTCTGGAACACAATGAG GAAATCAACATTCCTAAGATGCTGGGTATCTTGCGTCAGCAGCGAATGCTGATGGTTCAGACGGTGGGACAGTATACCTTTGTTTACAAGGCTCTCATCCAGTCTCTCAAGAACACTCGGCTGATCTAA
- the LOC121418828 gene encoding tyrosine-protein phosphatase non-receptor type 21-like isoform X3, which yields MYFFLFQRWRIHNMTTENVSLSELFLKVMNAHQAKVGMSTCQSELGYIDQAAKLQGYGQESFPAKDDSGNELFISASFSGLSVKHLDRQETVHFEWHEVVSMGHNRRAFGVGTSRSHDVLQFQMDDAETAKYVCRICRLQQQFHKYTVETVKLGSREVLVDGFPADKLITVVDPERRMSTDGHQSSGKMRNRDSLMMGEGTSSEENLPHHMMADGQLSNQQFIISQTGNTNFTTSQLSLDNQHAYDRGPFTTSQLSLDRPPTDYSYSNGNLVMLDQNGSVYSAPSVNSLNYGLHNQVSPNSSNPSLTNNEKLRAQLQAALPAYRQSPDYESFIQARLQQRLLTVSEQSQSVGNLGKQNGFGPVESVLYPQPELRQHSHNNHYRQQFRLSYGGMPNNYYTSNNMDYSLESLQHGLLIKTPHGNIVHTISVPELTSEHIQTTEEYITAKLLKNKYKPPPPYPRGSASTPNLARQSNNYLVSSSSPDLVSRRLQAIEAVHEVNLHGSGNVNIDTDLSQSLPIDAFQQLRIQDYHPQVGMYSRHVSQGYQQQYSPQQREFKPALTLNLTDKAQPSDLSMIGVPSGYEDKLPTPPDKGRIMSPFQEFAVPLVSPPSEFADHSDIDSNMSPGSVGSPPRHFHLPPQGLGDIYNSQPSLPENHMTYVTGGFGQMNGTGQHGSPTRVYSMPQLHPEMREVNPSHYAMLHVDQANYVNTVQGFHAHPQQQHTSEVETILAERTNHQPQGSPIAVNNHNIGSFASNVNVTPLDNITQETPQKGHATQSPSPPPALPLSTVDVNTHQPKQPELKATSPSSKPSTSTTSQQPSTSKASSAQPISSSSKHKSSKAPESPTLPLSPDPEGRGIFEDVGTENGGYIGPLKLAAMSGLTLLRPRDMPDEPEEESKHPRDARRKILEKQLREGQVFTEYEQIPKKREGAVCYTSKLPENVNRNRFKDVLPYEDCRVELSSSHHNSGGYINASLVKVPIAGEMLHYIAAQSPMENTVQDWWRMVWESGTQVIAMLTKLKEDGREKCFKYWPDCTSPKKNTAEFGPFRVIAQFSNDSGCYITSGLTLRHLPSGEQRTVWHLQYNDWPNKGCPNDVHGFLSFLEEFQSVCRHANSMNEVDVGPPPIVHCSAGVGRTGVLLLVDIMISSLEHNEEINIPKMLGILRQQRMLMVQTVGQYTFVYKALIQSLKNTRLI from the exons ATGTACTTTTTCCTCTTTCAAAGATGGAGGATACAT AACATGACGACAGAGAATGTGAGTTTGTCTGAGTTATTTCTCAAGGTTATGAACGCACATCAGGCCAAGGTTGGCATGTCAACATGTCAGAGTGAACTAGGGTATATTGACCAGGCTGCTAAATTACAAGGTTATGGACAAGAGAGCTTCCCTGCTAAA gaTGACTCTGGGAATGAATTATTCATCAGCGCATCCTTCTCAGGTTTAAGTGTTAAACATCTAGATAGACAAGAGACTGTTCATTTTGA GTGGCATGAGGTTGTGAGCATGGGCCACAATCGACGGGCCTTTGGGGTTGGGACGTCCCGCTCTCATGATGTCCTGCAATTTCAGATGGATGATGCGGAGACAGCCAAGTATGTGTGCAGAATATGCAGACTCCAACAGCAGTTCCACAAGTATACAGTTGAAACAGTCAA GCTTGGAAGCAGAGAGGTTCTGGTCGATGGTTTCCCAGCAGACAAGCTAATCACTGTGGTAGATCCAGAGAGGAGAATGTCAACGGATGGACACCAGTCATCAGGAAAGATGAGGAATAGAGATAGTCTTATGATGGGTGAAGGAACTTCCTCAGAGG AGAACCTTCCACATCACATGATGGCTGATGGTCAACTAAGTAACCAGCAATTCATCATTAGCCAAACAGGAAATACCAACTTCACCACATCTCAACTGAGTCTTGATAACCAGCATGCCTATGACAGGGGTCCTTTCACTACCTCCCAGCTGAGTCTGGACAGACCACCTACTGATTACAGCTACTCGAATGGTAACCTAGTCATGCTGGATCAGAATGGCAGTGTGTATAGTGCCCCCAGTGTGAATTCGCTGAATTATGGACTCCACAACCAGGTGTCACCAAACTCGTCCAATCCTAGCCTTACGAACAATGAGAAACTGCGCGCTCAGCTGCAAGCAGCTCTGCCGGCATACAGGCAGAGTCCGGACTATGAGTCGTTCATCCAGGCGAGACTGCAGCAGAGGCTGTTGACTGTGAGTGAGCAGAGTCAGAGTGTTGGGAACCTTGGTAAGCAGAATGGGTTTGGACCTGTGGAAAGTGTGCTCTATCCTCAGCCGGAACTGAGGCAACATAGTCATAACAATCACTACAGGCAGCAGTTCAGACTCAGCTATGGAGGCATGCCTAACAATTACTACACTTCCAACAACATGGACTACTCCCTGGAGTCACTGCAGCATGGGCTGTTGATAAAGACTCCCCATGGGAACATTGTACATACCATCAGTGTGCCTGAATTGACGTCAGAGCATATTCAAACCACAGAGGAGTATATTACTGCAAAACTGTTGAAAAACAAGTACAAACCACCACCGCCTTACCCAAGAGGAAGTGCCAGTACCCCTAACCTTGCCAGGCAGAGTAATAATTACTTAGTGAGCAGTAGTAGCCCTGATCTGGTGAGTAGGAGGTTACAGGCTATTGAAGCTGTGCATGAGGTTAATCTCCATGGAAGCGGGAATGTAAATATTGATACAGATTTATCTCAGTCATTACCCATAGATGCATTCCAACAGTTGAGGATACAGGACTACCATCCACAGGTTGGTATGTACAGCAGACACGTATCACAAGGATATCAGCAGCAGTACAGTCCACAGCAACGAGAGTTCAAACCTGCATTGACTCTAAATCTGACAGACAAAGCCCAACCGTCTGATCTCTCCATGATAGGTGTGCCCTCCGGGTACGAGGACAAACTGCCTACCCCGCCAGACAAGGGTAGGATCATGAGTCCTTTCCAGGAATTTGCAGTGCCTTTGGTCAGCCCACCAAGTGAATTTGCAGATCACAGTGACATTGATTCAAACATGTCTCCGGGTAGTGTTGGGAGTCCTCCACGCCACTTTCACCTACCTCCTCAAGGCTTGGGGGATATCTACAACTCGCAACCATCACTTCCAGAGAACCATATGACATATGTGACAGGTGGCTTTGGACAGATGAATGGCACTGGTCAGCATGGCTCGCCCACAAGAGTATACTCTATGCCTCAGCTCCATCCGGAAATGCGGGAGGTGAACCCCAGTCATTATGCCATGCTCCATGTTGATCAGGCCAACTATGTTAATACTGTACAGGGCTTCCATGCGCATCCCCAGCAGCAACACACCTCAGAAGTAGAAACAATACTAGCAGAGAGGACAAATCATCAGCCGCAAGGCAGTCCTATTGCAGTGAACAATCATAACATTGGTAGCTTTGCTTCTAATGTGAATGTTACGCCTTTGGACAATATCACTCAGGAAACTCCTCAGAAGGGGCATGCAACTCAGTCGCCCTCTCCGCCTCCAGCTCTTCCACTGTCGACAGTTGATGTTAACACTCACCAGCCCAAGCAACCTGAACTGAAAGCCACTTCTCCATCTTCAAAACCTTCCACCAGTACTACATCTCAGCAACCTTCCACATCAAAAGCCTCATCTGCTCAACCAATTAGCAGCAGCAGCAAGCACAAATCATCCAAAGCACCCGAGTCACCTACGCTGCCTTTGTCTCCTGATCCTGAAGGAAGGGGAATTTTTGAGGATGTAGGGACTGAGAATGGAGGATACATCGGTCCTTTGAAGCTGGCTGCCATGAGTGGGTTAACCCTTCTCAGACCAAGGGACATGCCTGATGAACCAGAGGAAGAATCTAAACACCCAAGAGATGCAAGG CGGAAAATCCTTGAGAAACAATTGAGGGAAGGTCAGGTATTCACAGAGTATGAGCAGATTCCAAAGAAGCGAGAAGGAGCAGTGTGCTATACATCAAAACTACCAGAGAACGTCAACAGAAACAGATTCAAAGATGTCCTACCATATGAG GATTGTAGAGTGGAGTTATCCTCATCTCATCATAACAGTGGAGGTTACATCAATGCCTCACTGGTCAAGGTACCCATCGCTGGTGAGATGCTACATTACATTGCTGCTCAGAGCCCTATGGAGAACACTGTCCAAGACTGGTGGAGGATGGTATGGGAGAGTGGTACACAGGTCATTGCTATGCTCACTAAACTCAAg gaGGATGGCAGAGAAAAGTGTTTCAAGTACTGGCCTGATTGTACTTCACCTAAGAAGAACACAGCTGAGTTTGGACCT TTCCGTGTGATAGCACAGTTCAGCAATGACTCTGGTTGTTACATCACCAGTGGGCTTACGTTGCGTCATCTTCCGTCGGGCGAACAGAGGACTGTTTGGCATCTACAGTACAACGATTGGCCTAATAAAGGATGCCCCAATGATGTGCATGGCTTCCTAT CATTCCTTGAGGAGTTCCAGTCTGTATGTCGGCATGCTAACAGTATGAATGAGGTTGATGTGGGTCCACCTCCTATCGTACACTGCAGTGCTGGGGTAGGAAGGACTGGAGTATTGTTACTGGTTGATATTATGATTAGCAGTCTGGAACACAATGAG GAAATCAACATTCCTAAGATGCTGGGTATCTTGCGTCAGCAGCGAATGCTGATGGTTCAGACGGTGGGACAGTATACCTTTGTTTACAAGGCTCTCATCCAGTCTCTCAAGAACACTCGGCTGATCTAA